The stretch of DNA CTCGCCCAAGAGTGGAGAAGGAGAGAGGGAAGGCGCAATACGATGGGTGAAGAATAGCACGAAGAGGGTGACTTATATAGCAGAAGAAAAGGGGATCAAGTGGTATCAAGCGTGTAAATTACCTTGTGGGTGGCAACATTTTGGTGGTGGCTAGTGTGACGAGAGGATTCAACAGCAGACACATGATGTTTATCGATGGGAACCACAAATGAATACACGACAATTGCTAAAATAGCAAATAATTGGCACACTTTTGCCATCTCTCACCCCTGCCCCTTTCGAAGCACGAGTGCCCCGTTATCCTCGTGGTGTTGCAATCACACCCCCGCACACTCACGCACAGTTCAAGGCTCACCCAGGTGAGAGTTCACACCTTTTTCTCAATCACAAATCATTAatgaaaatggcaaaaaattaagaaaattaaacaccCACGatgggaattaatttttatttttgagaatattcttttctttaacacACTCTTCGAAGGAAATACCGTGagcaataagaaaaaaaaaagaaatgaggaAGCActtgagaagagaaaaaaattagcaaagatCTGTAGAGTCCGCAGCAAGTGTCCGAATGTGCTTCCACGATTGAAGCCGGAGGAACACTGATCAGCGCGTAAAATATTCACATCATTTggcaaattttataataaatacaCGCGCGGAgcccttttttttcacccattcATCCATTCAAACACTACACGCTCTCTCGTGGCTTTTCTTCCAGAGATAGGCTCCAAACagttaaaatatgtatattctcAAACCCGTGCGCGTatttacatatatatataactacatttataaaattctgttCTCTCCACATCCAACCATTTGGTGGAAGTTTTTACTCGCTCGCGCCCAAAATGTCTATGTGTGTTGTGTGGTCTCTCTCCTTCAATCCACAGCATTttgtagaagaagaaaaaaaataagcgaTAATGTCCATTTACATTTCCCTCATTTTCATCACCACCCATTGCAAtatacatagaaaaaaatactatggtatgaatttttccttttctcccGCACATGTAAACTCCTCATACCgtgtgtgaaaagaaaagccaCATTGGATCAaggagagtgagaaaaatcttattcTTAGCTCACCCATATGCAATCTCCAACATTGTTGACTCCCAAACATCCATGATCCCTCATCGTCTTTCCGTGCGCTTATGTTGAAGTTTCGGAACATCCcgcagaaagttttttttttctttttacattctCCCTCCTTCGTTGTACTCTCGCTCTCTCGTGTGCGCTCTCTCAGTTGCCTCTCCCGATGGTTTCCACATTATTCTTAGACTCTGTACCAaacgccaaaaatgtcttgGTGAAATATTTGCATTAGATTTCCAAGAATTATGTATTATGGCATTTGACGATGCACCACGCAAGAAACCggaatttttatatacatatatagataaattcatcaatatatatatattctcACAGTCGCCAAGTGAAGATCTTGTATTCTTTACTTATACGGTAATATGTGCTTTTAATCATTGTGCTTTAAATGGGCATTTAAATTCCTGTGAAATATGTGAAATTTATAACAAAAGATAAATGAATTAACCCAGATTTGACCATTGTAGGTACTATATTTAGTAGGGGAGACCAGAgtaaaaaaagacaatttgcataaatccttatctccaggattccccaagggcaaaaaaattccttgataagtcattcttataggaaatttccttacctacaactttgtctcacaccacttttctctatctcaacgggaaatatgagttttcgagcttttcctgaacccttccacttctgactttttttaaaactcggcgggtaaatatagtcaccagtggggtaaataaagttggtggaattttccgacatttccaaggATTTTCCACTTGAGAGATTAATTGTAGTTACTAACCGAACTCCTCACCTGTTCATCGGCTACAagtaatttcacttttctatccactaaaacagagaattttataattttcttaatcacGTCATTTTGCGATAAATGGTTAGAAAATATTGTCAAAAGTTCGTAGTTCTATATGATTTATATTgttgactatatttaccccaATGGACATGTTTTGGTTCAAACATGgcacttaaaaattttcaactgactttttttttacccaggTCTCTTCTATGCTCAGCAAAGGTTTTATTTGTTAACGCAAAATTATAGGGGGACACCCTTCCCCGAGAAATCCGCGGTAGATGAAGTATCAATCGACTCTAACCAGAGGGCgagattaaattataaatatttccgCCTGCAGTGcaacttaaatttaattagctttcggTTAATCCCTATTTTAGTCACGGTATCGATTTTtctatgtaaataaaatgataaataattctcggggattaattgaattctttCAGGATTGATTCGGGAAAATCTCCGTAAAGAGGACTAGTCATTCTAGTATGAATCAGTCCCCAAGGAGGtgaccaaattttgtttttaaattatcgtaGGGCATTACTAAGGACTCAAGAAAATCGTGgtaatttcccggaaaagcgctgggaaatgtacgaattttcacattttatgtcaaatcgggtgcaaacttctttgatttttttcttaatttctagttattctagaaaattcctttctgtgccatatgaaagctatttaaaggcctaacaatatatatttaaaccattttcccacggtggaaaactcgcgatattttccggcattgaactattctttcgcttcccatttctccaatattgaacgtgaccaattttaaaatatctcattttgtagcatttttaattatctttcatttgatataGCACTTGCCggggaaatccgctgggaaaactcgctacagaatgatttttcaaagttaagcACATTTTCACGTTGGAGGAAAAGAGatggcaaatttttttctaggggaattcttagaacattctggaaacatcaaagacaacgcgaaaacgtgcttaactttggaaaatcattctgtagcgagttttcccagcggatttccccGGCAAGTGCtatatcaaatgaaagataattaaaaatgctacaaaatgagatattttaaaattggtcacgttcaatattggagaaatgggaagcgaaagaatagttcaatgccggaaaatatcgcgagttttccaccgtgggaaaatggtttaaatatatattgttaggcctttaaatagctttcatatggcacagaaaggaattttctagaataactagaaattaagaaaaaaatcaaagaagtttgcacccgatttgacataaaatgtgaaaattcgtatatttcccagcgcttttccgggaaattacCACGATTTTCTTGAGTCCTTAGTAATGCCCtacgataatttaaaaacaaaatttggtcaCCTCCTTGGGGACTGATTCATACTAGAATGACTAACCCTCTTTCGCTCAGCAACAGGTGAGAAACCCTCATGTATTGAGAATAGAAGatcttcttaaaattaaaataaaaaacgtaAAAGAATCAGTGAAAGGAAGAGTTTAAGAACTTCTTACAAGATATTAGAAGGAAGGATAAGATTGAATATTCTAGCtcatttagaaattatttttcacgaaaatttcaaaagaaaatctggacAGATCTGATCTGTGTTAAGAACAAatcaattggaaaaaaaactttttcttttcaaagtatcattgaagaaattaaaattaaattggaacTTTTTAGACCTACTTTATTATAattacagtgggaccccagtacaacgaccacttggttatactactctcgcgcattgaaaataatgagtgtgaagagtacatccgagtggtcgttgtactggggttcCACTGTAGTTAATTCTGGGTGAAAACTAACTATAGAATCTtcgttaataattttttttaattaaattaataaggaGTTATTAAATTCTGTTTCCAAAACggataaagaaaatgaaaacttaCTCATTGATCCtaaattttttcctccttcattTTGTCATCATCTagaaacataaaagaaaaaaaaagtctttgagaaaaaaataataaatcatattgggtgtggaaaattcttattgtgCTGCTGCTGAGAACGCGGCTATAACCAGATGAGATCAACTCACTCTCGTCTGGTGACATCATGGATTTCTCAATATTTGTACATCAAGCGAATGCAAATTTCCACTTTGCGTCCTCTTTTGTCATTCCATCCAACTTTGCTGCTTCTGAgatgtgagaaaaatctcaacaaatatgattttatggtggagaaaaaatattctttgctATGAGCATTTCATCTCACTTCTGAACATGCAAACGGACACACCTTCGCAGAATCAGTGAAATACATGACCAAAGGGCAGATAAGACTAATGGTGCTAAATGGCATGCTAAAACGATTTCAATGGATTTGCTGGTGTTTAACCCGATGgagattttctgattttattgcgaaaaagaaaagaaacatattgGGATTGtatgaaattctttaatcagtcaaaagttcttttaatcaaataattgtTTAGTATGGCCGTTTgaagtgaattttaaatgtttttttttgcatataattACGTTTTCAAAATCTCCCTACATTTTggtatattttataaaatcagatcagaattatattttttaaaaaaaattagaaaatctaaatattttattttcgcgAAGTTTGAATGGATAGTCAATTCTCAactgaaattcttgaaatttggaataagaaattctaaaactgATTCTATGACTGAATCTATTCTACTATCTATTCTAGACTAACCcggattaaattttaaatgttttcgtTTCTTTACCATTCAAGATCAAGTATGGACTTAAGAATTATATCGTTCAAGTACTTCCCTAGactttttaaacttaattGAACCTaataccatttttttcttggaatatgttataattgaattaaataataaattactcGCAATGTCGtaaggtctttttttttaatttattaaaatttaaattaaataaaaatatacaacTCAAATCTTATCCATTCAGAGTCTTACAGTCAGAACGttctcaagaaaaatgtaataagcgagttagctgtgtttctttcagacacagcttttgtgtaccgagcaaaatcgaaagtcgtcagatcgggctcaaacttggtatgagcacgaattagggtccccacattccaaaaaacgtatgcgccaaaaaatttttttgtccggccggccttccgtccggccggccgtccggattataaacttaaattgcaagagaacggtgatagatagagacttgcggtaaacggcaaagtttaaatatcgacctgaagaaatccgattatgaagtcaaatccacccccccacccctccgtccgccattttggataacctcaaaattttgttttcgctatatctcagcccctattatagctagaggtctgaaattttgatatgttgtaggggccatcaagagctttccaacgatacctcattttcgaaaatcggtcaagccgtttagtcaatatggccgccacaatttttcatcgaaaatcgaccataactcgaaaacggcttaaccgattttgatcaacccgggctcaaatgaaagctctcaacaagccctacaactttctagaacatcgaaactttcaaaagtgaccgctagggggccaaaaatcaaaaacaaaattttcgatgagttttcgatgaatatctcgaaaacggcgacataaattttcttcattttttgatatgttatagctgactatattatctagctccatgccaaaaatgaagaaaatctatggatccgttctcgagatatagccttccaaagttggcatgtcatatctcgggttctacaagtccgatcttgatcaactcaagcgcaaatgaaaggtttcgagaaaccctacaaatgtctagaacattgcaacttcgaaaaatgaccgcaagaggcgctaaagtcaaaaataaagttttctaaaatttcgaactcgaatttttcgaaaatggcgacataaatttttttcatttttcgatatgttatagctgacttcaagacctttcaaacaaaaaaaaatttatgaaaatctatggatccgttctcgagatatagccttctaaagatttcttagggtatgaattttcaacttttcccgactttgcgcgtatttaaattaattcgcaatccagtttgctctcacaaaattggtacactgaaagaaacacagctcccgtaagcttggtcagcttaccagtacattttttacgATTTCTTGCCATGGTTGACTTGAAACCTTACTATCCCACATACTCCCGCTGTTCTTGCTCATGAGAAATGTAATTTCTGTGCTTGAGCAGAAAAATTGATCACGAGCAAGGAATGGGAGTGGTATAGTGATGAACATCTCTTGATAAGCAGAGGTTTGCAAATCTCAATCTCTTCCTCGTCGTAGAATCAAtcatatagaaaattaaatttggaaGTTTATCTTAACCTGTGCGGTAGCAAAAAATCcccaatattttttatttcttctttttagacttttttgTCTTCCGggatttgtgtttttttcttttcctggAGTCTACACTGGAGCTGGAATCGGATTCAGAGGAATCGCTTGATTCATCCGACGAGGATTCCGTATCAGAGTCATCCGaactgtgagaaaaattttcaaagtaaatCAAAGTAATTAAGTAATTAGTATCCCACAGGACAAAGGTAACCACCTTGATGACTCAGAGTCTGTGTATCtcctcttctttcttttctttgaggaTTTCTTCTTCAGTTTCTTAGCTCGTTCTTTTCTCCTCTTACTCTTcaattcttcctttttcttggaatctttcctttttttcgtttcttcCCTTTTCTTCTCCACCTCCTCGAGTTCTTCCTTTCGCAATTTCTTCAGTGGTGTCACGTATTTATCATCTGAATCACTGCTAGTGCTGCTTACATCCAGGAGAATTTCCTTTTCCGGGTCCAGCTATACATTGtcgtaaacaaaaaaaagtaaggtTAGACAAGGGATACTACGATGAATTGCGAAAAATGGAATACCTTCAGGAAATTCCTGCATTGGTAGGTTAAATGCCCAGTGTAGCCACATTTTTTGCACGCAGatctattatttttatttacattcatggtgaaaatgcacaaaaaaaatttcctgcGAACGCTATCGTCAAAAACAAACAAGATCAGCTGGTACACATACGACTCACGCTGACTAAATAGACGAGGTGCTAACGCTGCCCCTGAAAATAGACTTTATGAATTTTGCCgcccttttcttattttgtatCAAATACGATTAACTTCAAGGTGGGAAAGTAACTCAGCAATCTTCACTCACTTGTAAGACAAGAGCGAACGGCGCTCAACAATTTTCAGTCCTTGGTTGGAAAGTGAGGAAAAATGCTGCGCAAGTTGAATTTTCGTGCTGTGAATAGTGTTTTGCGCTTCCAGAAAAATGGAGTAGCATCCGCCCCAGCTCCTCAGCCAGAAACATCACCCAAAGTTCTCTACACTGGCGTAAGTATCAGCCCCTGAGCactataaaaagaaattattttcttcgtaGTTTCTCATCATCCGGGCGCCGCCGGGTGACCTCGAATGCCCCCCTAGATGGATATTCTAAAACCGGCTATTCCTGCTATCGCATTGCTTCATTAGCCGCTCAATTTATCACTGTgcttcttacaattcgtcggtatgaaatggaaaagaaaaaaggagagagaaagCCTTTTTCGAGCAATCAGCACGAATGACCTTATCTTATCTCGCGGatttgtttataaaaaaaaatgcctgaTTTTGAGAAGCAGAAGCACTGGTGgcactgaaaaataaatcagggGAGACGCCCTGGTGACTTGCAAAGTCCCCACGGGGATTTTTCGACATGACATTCCCCAAGGAAGCCGCTAATGGCCTTGGAAGTGGCCAAGGTCGTCCCCCAAGATTGACCTTGTTTGCTTGTTTTACGTTTTTATTCAGTTCGGAATTTTAAAGTGTTTCACAAACGCGCAGGAAGTCTTAAAGATcggtaatttaattatttcttttattccctCCATTAAGagaactttattattttgccCCATATACATCGCCGTGGGAGattgtttacaaaaaaaaacatgtagacaattcaaaattaaaagaatttttctttcagatttTCTACAACAATGAATGGCACAAAAGCAAAAGCGGAAAAACCTTTCAATGCATCAATCCAGCCAATGAACAAGTTATCGCTGAGGTGCAGGAGAGCAACAAAGATGATGTGAATTtggctgttgctgctgctaaAAATGCCTTCGCGTTGGGTTCCCCGTGGCGTCGTCTCGATGCATCCGAACGCGGTAGACTGATCTATCGTCTTGCCGATTTAATTGAGAGAGATCGCAACTACCTGGCCAGCCTTGAAACTCTCGACAATGGCAAACCCTATGCAATGTCCTACAATGTCGACATACCTGTTGCATTGAAGAATCTGCGCTACTTTGCCGGCTGGGCGGATAAGAATCACGGCAAAGTCATCCCAATGGATGGGGACTTTTTTGCATATACTCGCCATGAACCTGTTGGTGTCTGTGGGCAGATTATTCCATGGAACTTCCCCATTCTCATGATGGCATGGAAACTTGGACCAGCACTCGCCACGGGGAATACCATTGTACTCAAACCAGCTGAACAGACGTCCCTTACAGCGCTCTACATTGCTCAACTCACCAAGGAAGCTGGATTTCCAGGTAAAAGTcgtttctttaacaaaatccTTAGAAAACTAGGAAAACTAACTAGAAACGTCCAAAAAATGATCCTTATTGGCTTTAAATGCGAACTATGCCCCAATAAAACGATTTTGGCTCTAACCAAAATAAACCACTTCATCTTATCTTTGTGAATGTGATAAAAGTACAATTCAAGTACCCAccgaatgatttttcttttagataaaagtcaattttgttttcattttcacaattttaggCCTTTTATACCcatttttgatatttcataATCGTAATCAATTTTAGATAACGAATAGATAGTGAAAAGTAAACTACAATAGAGACactttccattaaaattcaatagagATAATTTAAGAAGTGGATGACACAGCCAATCTAATTTTAACACCAACtctattaaccctttcacggcAAAAGGAACAACTTAAAGCGAATCTTaagtgaataataaaatttattttaacgacTCTGATagataatttataattatttttttccaagagaCGAATTGAGGACAATGAGCGTGCTAAAAAAGACTGAAGagactaaaaaaaagtcaagaatttttttcttttaaatctcgTGGAATAATTAGTCTCTATTTACTCAAGTTTTTGCTTTTATCAGCAAAAGACTGACGTTGTTTTCTTATCacattgaatgaaataaagcCAAGAGTTatgatataataaaaaaaataagatgcGAATAAACCTCAGCCGGatggtattttatttatttttattttctaaactatcaaaaaattcataattgaaagaaaaggaCTATTATTTTATGGTTTGATATAGTCCTCCAGTGGGACTCTAACATCGTCATAAATGAGCCAATAGAAGGTTCTCTTGTACGATTGAATATCAATTTCCGtgataatttttgtattttgcacCTGTGCACGACGATCAACGATATATTGTCCACGTGTGAGTTGTCCGTGCAATTCAACGGACGTATAGGCTTCCTCGGTGGATTTAATGATTGATGCCGGAGCAAGAAGGGATGTGGCTGCAATGCAATCAGCACAAGCCCATTTTGAGGTCAATGGGAGATCTTTGCGAATTGAATTCTCCACAAAATTGAGAAGAGTGAGAATGGGATGCTCTTTTGCGCCTAAAACATCACATCGCCAACCCCATGTTAGTGTATTCCGCGGAGGGATGCACGTTTCCCATGGAATCACTGTAATGGGACACTTTAGCCCCCGGAGGACAACATCTGCAGCTTCGGGATCGAAATAAACGTTAAACTCAGCACTGGAGGTGACATTGCCAATGCCTAGAAAATTACCACCCATTGTGGTAACGCTTTGAATAAGCTGGACAATTTCCGGATACATCCTGAAAGGGAGCAAAAAGgggataattgaaaaataagaatctttaattgcaaaagaaataaaaagagaacaaACCGTATGGCTAGAGCTAAATTTGTAAGAGCTCCAATTgttaaaattgtaatttcaTTGGGATTCTCCTTGATTAATCGAGCCATGGCAGTGACTCCGTGCTCATCATAGTTTACAGGACTCATATCGGGAAGGTCTGTTGGTTCAAATACATCCCCAAATCCATCTTGACCATTGAAATTGTCATGAGTACGATTCTCAATTGAGATAATTGGATCAGCAGCTCCCCTGTACACTGGGATATCCTTTTGCTGTGCAACTTCGAGAACTCGGCACGTGTTGACGAGGCAGTAATCAACATGAGTATTTCCGGAACCACACACAATAGCCACGAGTTGAATTAGATTCAATGAATGTGCCTTGAGGAGCATAAAGAGTGCCCATGCATCATCATACCCACTATCCGTATCGAGGATAATACGAGGAATAACAGAAGACATTTTCTTTACACAAATTCTAAGCACCACAGGGCAAACTTTTCTTAGCAAAAAGCACAAGATTACTAATCAAATGTTCCACACACTCTATGGGCTATATCTAAGGGGCTCTGTGGCAACTTCTCTCCACTCAGTCTCTCTTCGTCAACAATGTTATCAGTACAAAAATTGGGATATGAAATGCCACCACACAGAGCTACTGCTCGACAGTTAATGCGAAGACAAAATGTCCCAATAATATTTGCTTTTACGGCTTTTACTACATTTTGTGTCACTGCATTggatacaaaaataaataatttacatgCCACCGAGTTAAGATTTTGTTAattatgactttttttcttttatattttatctcttgtcttatcttaaaaaaagaataaaagtaaCTCACGatatgaaaaacaattttttgtgaagTTAGTTACCTTGGAAACATGAGAAAGTGCATGAATCgcacaaaaaatcaatgaaattaaaaggattttcttttgtaatacAGCAATGAATcactagaaaaattaaagtcaagAGATTCCATCTAGTTATGCTTGAATCCAGTCAATGAGCAGTCAAACGAAAATAAGGAACAACAGTATAATTATgctttccagcgacgtttcgccAAATTTATTGACTTCTTCAGGCTCAATTTGAATGGAATGAAATGATTTGgattttacaaattacattcacgggaaaaaatacaaaattcttttctagaaATATTTACATCAGCACGGGGGCTGTTtcactgttaaaaaaaaaaaactttctgaaAAGGAGACatcaaaatatgtaaaaaaaatattgttatgtatttatttaattttttaaattttattgc from Lutzomyia longipalpis isolate SR_M1_2022 chromosome 4, ASM2433408v1 encodes:
- the LOC129796380 gene encoding protein SREK1IP1-like: MNVNKNNRSACKKCGYTGHLTYQCRNFLKLDPEKEILLDVSSTSSDSDDKYVTPLKKLRKEELEEVEKKREETKKRKDSKKKEELKSKRRKERAKKLKKKSSKKRKKRRYTDSESSSSDDSDTESSSDESSDSSESDSSSSVDSRKRKKHKSRKTKKSKKKK
- the LOC129796376 gene encoding nucleoside hydrolase-like encodes the protein MSSVIPRIILDTDSGYDDAWALFMLLKAHSLNLIQLVAIVCGSGNTHVDYCLVNTCRVLEVAQQKDIPVYRGAADPIISIENRTHDNFNGQDGFGDVFEPTDLPDMSPVNYDEHGVTAMARLIKENPNEITILTIGALTNLALAIRMYPEIVQLIQSVTTMGGNFLGIGNVTSSAEFNVYFDPEAADVVLRGLKCPITVIPWETCIPPRNTLTWGWRCDVLGAKEHPILTLLNFVENSIRKDLPLTSKWACADCIAATSLLAPASIIKSTEEAYTSVELHGQLTRGQYIVDRRAQVQNTKIITEIDIQSYKRTFYWLIYDDVRVPLEDYIKP